One genomic region from Rhodococcus sp. SBT000017 encodes:
- a CDS encoding TIGR00730 family Rossman fold protein, which produces MSDRGTTERLLSVCVYCASGPVDASFIDLAGEVGTEIGRRGWQLVSGGGNVSMMGAVAAATRAAGGNTVGVIPKALVHREVADVDADELIVTDTMRERKKIMEDRADAFITLPGGIGTLEELFETWTAGYLGMHSKPMVMLDPFGHFDGMMQWIEGLRETGFVQQRALDALVRTTTVDAALNACATL; this is translated from the coding sequence GTGAGCGATCGCGGCACGACCGAACGCTTGCTCAGTGTCTGCGTCTACTGCGCGTCGGGTCCCGTCGACGCCTCGTTCATCGACCTGGCCGGTGAGGTCGGCACCGAGATCGGCCGACGAGGCTGGCAGCTCGTCTCGGGCGGCGGCAACGTGTCGATGATGGGCGCGGTCGCGGCGGCGACGCGAGCAGCGGGCGGCAACACGGTCGGCGTGATTCCGAAAGCGCTCGTACACCGCGAGGTCGCCGATGTCGACGCCGACGAGCTGATCGTCACCGACACCATGCGTGAGCGGAAGAAGATCATGGAGGACCGCGCCGACGCGTTCATCACCTTGCCGGGTGGGATCGGGACGTTGGAGGAGCTGTTCGAGACCTGGACCGCGGGCTACCTGGGCATGCACAGCAAGCCGATGGTGATGCTCGACCCATTCGGACATTTCGACGGCATGATGCAGTGGATAGAAGGTTTGCGAGAGACCGGATTCGTGCAACAACGCGCCCTCGATGCCCTGGTCAGAACGACGACCGTC
- a CDS encoding SMP-30/gluconolactonase/LRE family protein, producing MNSSKSARVRSVVTAIAAALVAAGGVVVGSSTAAADPYCAGAGGPSAEVARIPGAALEGLAIDASGRAYVTDIVSGRVYRIDAPGQAAYPIATVPSGGGGALAWMPDGTLLVGYGADPRVFVGDVVKAAGIVRLDVDTLTVTPYATGLSAANGLAVTADGTVYATNDFGSLIGRIGPDGSVDPAWASFPSANGAVLDAADRYLYVSRTFVNPGVSRIPLADPSAPESVLDLSGLDGFAAPDGLTLDDAGRPVVPLNAGGSVVRIDGPGATCVIGTGTRLTSVVAYGRSDQGFSSGRLFGAGFDGVVREIPGSTA from the coding sequence ATGAATTCGAGCAAGTCCGCACGTGTGCGTTCGGTCGTCACGGCGATTGCTGCCGCGCTGGTGGCGGCGGGCGGCGTCGTCGTCGGTTCCAGCACCGCAGCCGCAGATCCCTACTGCGCCGGAGCAGGCGGGCCGTCTGCAGAGGTCGCACGGATCCCGGGGGCAGCTCTGGAAGGACTGGCGATCGACGCGTCGGGCCGCGCCTACGTCACCGACATCGTCTCCGGCCGGGTGTACCGCATCGATGCGCCAGGACAGGCCGCGTACCCCATCGCGACGGTCCCCAGCGGCGGCGGTGGCGCGCTGGCCTGGATGCCCGACGGCACCCTGCTGGTCGGCTACGGAGCCGACCCTCGCGTCTTCGTCGGAGACGTCGTCAAGGCCGCGGGGATCGTTCGGCTCGACGTGGACACTCTCACCGTCACCCCGTACGCAACCGGTCTGAGCGCAGCCAACGGACTTGCCGTCACCGCTGACGGAACGGTGTACGCCACCAACGACTTCGGCTCGCTGATCGGGCGGATCGGCCCCGACGGTTCGGTCGACCCTGCGTGGGCGAGCTTCCCCAGTGCCAACGGCGCGGTGCTCGACGCCGCCGATCGGTACCTGTACGTCTCGCGCACTTTCGTGAACCCGGGCGTCAGCCGGATCCCGCTCGCCGACCCTTCGGCACCGGAAAGTGTGCTCGATCTGTCGGGACTCGACGGCTTCGCAGCTCCGGACGGGCTCACCCTCGACGACGCCGGACGCCCGGTGGTGCCGCTCAACGCAGGCGGCTCCGTCGTCCGCATCGATGGGCCGGGGGCGACGTGTGTCATCGGCACCGGTACGCGGTTGACAAGCGTTGTGGCCTACGGACGCTCCGACCAGGGCTTCTCGAGCGGAAGATTGTTCGGTGCCGGCTTCGACGGCGTGGTCCGCGAGATTCCGGGATCCACGGCCTAG
- the dapE gene encoding succinyl-diaminopimelate desuccinylase, with the protein MTLELHADPIDLTAALVDIPSVSEDESRIADEVEQALREQTTGFEIIRSGNAVLARTNRGFASRVMLAGHLDTVPIADNVPSRREHDSAEGDILHGCGTVDMKSGDAVFLHLAATIDNPAHDLTLVFYDCEEIAAARNGLGRIERELPEWLAADVAILGEPSGGFIEAGCQGTLRVRLTASGTRAHSARSWLGDNAIHKFGAVLNRLAAYRARTVDIDGCVYREGLQAVRISGGVAGNVVPDAAELDVNFRFAPDRNVDEAVEHVREVVEGLDLGFEVTDSSPGALPGLNRPAAAALIEAAGGQFRAKYGWTDVSRFSALGIPAVNYGPGDPNLAHKRDERVPVEQITHVTQVLRSYLTAG; encoded by the coding sequence GTGACGCTCGAACTGCATGCCGACCCGATAGACCTCACCGCGGCACTGGTGGACATCCCCAGTGTCAGTGAGGACGAATCGCGCATCGCAGACGAGGTGGAGCAAGCACTCCGTGAGCAGACCACGGGCTTCGAGATCATCCGTAGCGGCAACGCAGTGCTGGCACGAACCAATCGCGGATTCGCGTCGAGAGTGATGCTCGCCGGGCATCTCGACACGGTTCCCATCGCAGACAACGTGCCGTCGAGGCGCGAGCACGACAGCGCTGAGGGCGACATCCTGCACGGGTGCGGAACCGTCGATATGAAGTCGGGTGACGCGGTGTTCCTGCACCTCGCCGCCACGATCGACAACCCTGCTCACGATCTGACTCTGGTGTTCTACGACTGCGAGGAGATCGCGGCCGCCCGCAACGGACTGGGCCGCATCGAACGCGAACTTCCCGAATGGCTCGCTGCCGACGTCGCGATCCTCGGTGAACCGTCCGGCGGCTTCATCGAGGCCGGTTGCCAAGGGACGCTGCGGGTTCGGCTGACCGCGTCGGGAACGCGGGCCCACAGCGCTCGGTCCTGGTTGGGCGACAATGCAATTCACAAATTCGGTGCAGTCCTGAACCGGCTCGCCGCATATCGCGCACGCACCGTCGACATCGATGGCTGCGTGTATCGGGAAGGGCTGCAAGCAGTACGGATCTCCGGTGGGGTCGCGGGCAACGTCGTTCCCGACGCGGCCGAACTCGACGTCAATTTTCGCTTCGCACCCGATCGCAACGTGGACGAAGCCGTCGAACACGTTCGTGAGGTGGTCGAGGGACTGGATCTCGGATTCGAGGTCACCGACTCGTCGCCCGGAGCGCTTCCCGGTTTGAACCGACCGGCAGCGGCCGCTCTCATCGAGGCCGCGGGCGGACAGTTCCGGGCCAAGTACGGCTGGACGGACGTCTCCCGGTTCTCGGCGCTCGGGATCCCGGCGGTCAACTACGGACCCGGAGACCCCAATCTCGCCCACAAGCGCGACGAACGCGTCCCCGTCGAGCAGATCACCCACGTCACACAGGTTCTCCGGAGCTACCTCACTGCCGGATAG
- a CDS encoding TIGR00730 family Rossman fold protein has translation MNSDQGPGSSEEHSSEKSAKHKGSVVLRRGRNTETSTSDQRLLDERGPGNWIHSDTWRVLRIQSEFVEGFGALAEVPKAVTVFGSARTPVDHPEYARARQLGAALAKEGFAVITGGGPGAMEGANRGASEADGYSIGLGIELPFEQGLNEWVDLGVNFRYFFVRKTMFVKYSQAFVCLPGGFGTLDELFEALTLVQTAKVTRFPIVLLGKDFWSGLLDWIKTTLVKEGKVSEKDLELIHCTDSVDEAVRIVREAQQ, from the coding sequence ATGAACAGCGACCAGGGCCCAGGTAGTTCCGAGGAACACAGCAGTGAGAAATCGGCCAAGCACAAGGGATCCGTCGTACTTCGGCGAGGCCGGAACACCGAGACCTCCACCTCGGATCAACGCCTGCTCGACGAGCGAGGACCAGGGAACTGGATTCACTCCGACACCTGGCGAGTGCTGCGTATCCAGAGCGAATTCGTCGAGGGATTCGGTGCGCTCGCCGAGGTCCCGAAGGCTGTGACCGTATTCGGTTCGGCGCGCACCCCCGTCGACCATCCCGAGTACGCCCGAGCCCGGCAGCTCGGAGCCGCTCTCGCGAAGGAGGGCTTCGCCGTCATCACCGGTGGCGGGCCCGGTGCGATGGAGGGGGCCAACCGAGGAGCGAGCGAGGCCGATGGGTACTCGATCGGGCTCGGGATCGAGCTGCCGTTCGAGCAGGGCCTCAACGAGTGGGTCGATCTGGGCGTAAATTTTCGCTACTTCTTCGTGCGCAAGACCATGTTCGTGAAGTACTCCCAGGCGTTCGTGTGCCTTCCCGGCGGCTTCGGTACTCTCGACGAACTCTTCGAGGCCCTGACGTTGGTGCAGACGGCCAAGGTCACCAGGTTCCCGATCGTGTTGCTGGGCAAGGACTTCTGGTCGGGACTGCTCGATTGGATCAAGACGACTCTCGTGAAAGAAGGCAAGGTGTCCGAGAAGGACCTCGAACTGATCCACTGCACCGACAGCGTCGACGAAGCTGTCCGGATCGTCCGCGAGGCCCAGCAGTGA